Proteins from a single region of Mytilus trossulus isolate FHL-02 chromosome 2, PNRI_Mtr1.1.1.hap1, whole genome shotgun sequence:
- the LOC134705317 gene encoding uncharacterized protein LOC134705317, producing the protein MAAAIIGKTEVGVNEFGRDVEVPENPIAKLMYYFDSICYAMDMDRQASPDKIKKLRNYSRYRQLTDEERDLLLLLCVRFSPDELINKCLFLDEEMCGNDINKFYKLGAVRHRFLITEEIIIGGQTTHVKQILCFRKMWLEYCYLEPMKNVEKELRSIAGKLTGRPQSGANSGQQIGAVQQRRPQSGANRGQQAGAVQQRRPAPDVAVQQQRRQQRTQPTPASPPPQEEKKKDCVVM; encoded by the coding sequence ATGGCTGCCGCTATCATTGGCAAAACAGAAGTAGGTGTGAATGAATTCGGACGAGATGTGGAAGTTCCTGAAAATCCAATAGCAAAACTAATGTACTATTTTGATAGTATTTGCTATGCAATGGATATGGATCGGCAGGCAAGTCcggataaaataaaaaagttgagAAATTATTCTCGGTACAGGCAGTTGACTGATGAGGAAAGGGATCTTCTTCTGTTGCTTTGCGTTCGATTTTCTCCTGATGAACTGATAAACAAATGTCTTTTTCTAGACGAAGAAATGTGTGGCAACGAcataaacaagttttacaaaCTAGGAGCTGTCCGTCATCGCTTTTTGATCACCGAAGAAATCATTATTGGCGGCCAGACTACACATGTCAAGCAAATTTTATGCTTTCGAAAAATGTGGCTGGAATACTGCTATTTGGAACCAATGAAGAATGTGGAGAAAGAATTGCGATCTATTGCTGGTAAACTTACGGGTAGACCTCAATCTGGCGCAAACAGTGGACAACAAATTGGAGCTGTTCAGCAGCGTCGACCTCAATCCGGCGCAAACAGAGGACAACAAGCAGGAGCTGTTCAGCAGCGTAGACCAGCCCCGGATGTTGCTGTACAACAACAAAGACGTCAGCAAAGGACACAACCTACCCCGGCATCACCTCCGCCacaagaagaaaagaaaaaagattgCGTAGTGATGTGA
- the LOC134705318 gene encoding perlucin-like, whose product MAYLGRLISVAMDHTILLTSLTALFFVSVSFACPSGFTTHENNCYVLLPVPTTWAEALRLCDAVKAKLAWIENGAENTFIVQMLKKANITGHSTEVWLGGTDMLLEGMWMWADDMELIQYTNWFPNEPNNAGNNQHCLGMMVNQDFKWDDYSCSLTNYPLCKRMQDDGEQSVIG is encoded by the exons ATGGCTTATCTCGGTCGTCTTATCTCGGTCGCCATGGATCACACCATTCTTCTCACAAGCCTCACTGCTCTATTCTTTGTGTCAG TGTCATTTGCCTGTCCTTCGGGATTTACCACTCATGAAAATAACTGTTATGTACTACTTCCGGTTCCAACGACATGGGCAGAAGCTTTG CGACTCTGTGATGCAGTAAAAGCAAAATTAGCATGGATAGAAAACGGCGCAGAGAACACATTCATTGTTCAGATGTTGAAAAAAGCAAACA TAACAGGTCATTCAACAGAGGTGTGGTTGGGAGGAACAGATATGTTACTGGAGGGTATGTGGATGTGGGCAGACGACATGGAACTGATTCAATACACTAACTGGTTTCCGAACGAACCCAACAATGCAGGCAACAATCAACACTGTTTAGGAATGATGGTGAACCAAGATTTCAAGTGGGATGATTATTCATGTAGCCTAACAAACTATCCTTTGTGTAAAAGGAT GCAAGACGATGGTGAACAGTCAGTAATTGGATGA